One segment of Leguminivora glycinivorella isolate SPB_JAAS2020 chromosome 12, LegGlyc_1.1, whole genome shotgun sequence DNA contains the following:
- the LOC125231603 gene encoding uncharacterized protein LOC125231603, whose amino-acid sequence MYKLVVFAALLAVAAAAPSPLGEDVHLGVASPYGAPVASVWGHGFAPAHIIKTAVPVATSYANTVRLASPYAAVAHAPVLASPYAHGF is encoded by the exons GTTGTGTTCGCTGCCCTCCTCGCCGTGGCCGCTGCCGCGCCTAGCCCGTTGGGCGAAGACGTACATCTAGGCGTCGCATCACCGTACGGGGCCCCCGTGGCGTCAGTCTGGGGCCATGGGTTCGCTCCGGCCCACATCATTAAGACCGCCGTGCCCGTCGCCACATCCTATGCCAACACTGTGAGA CTCGCCAGCCCATACGCCGCCGTGGCGCATGCGCCCGTTCTGGCGTCCCCCTACGCGCACGGCTTTTAA
- the LOC125231997 gene encoding signaling mucin HKR1-like — protein sequence MNSLVVLFTVMALAAASPSGLLAPAPLPLAYSAPLLAAAPAAVSSQSRLDIKSSPAVVSTSYAAAPVAYAAPAPIAPVAYSAPVAAAAIAPAAVSHQSRIDIKSSPAVVSTSYAAAPIAAAAPVAYSAPIAYSAPVAAAAIAPAAVSHQSRVDIKSSPAIVSTSYAAAPVAYAAAAPIAYSAPLIKTAAVATPVVATAGYAAPIATAALPLDTPEVIAARAAHFEAYALAGSHLIKKRSAPLYAAPVVSTYSAPLAYSAPIAPVTSYASYTPLTYSSPLITKAYSVHPCDYFEINFFFDDTKAEITQKSVGQVKSTQTTMFKLVVLFASVALAAAKPGVLAPVAYSAVPAVSSVSQYSSSVAHGSPVVPAVYSSAVVPAAYSAAVVPAVAPAVVPAYGYGLSQAPHSPAVVLDAVHGVPLDTPEVVAARAAHYQAKALSGHHLGKRSVAAVAPVTYSSYVAPVSAVSYSSPVVSPYSSFVSPYSSVVSPYSSVVSPLSYSAVVPKAYSVHPW from the exons ATGAACTCGCTGGTGGTGTTGTTTACCGTGATGGCGCTGGCCGCCGCCAGCCCCTCGGGCCTGCTGGCGCCCGCGCCGCTGCCGCTGGCGTACTCCGCGCCGCTGCtggccgccgcgcccgccgccgtcTCCAGTCAGTCCCGCCTCGACATCAAGTCCTCGCCGGCCGTCGTCAGCACTTCATACGCCGCTGCTCCCGTGGCCTACGCCGCACCGGCTCCCATTGCTCCCGTGGCTTACTCCGCACCTGTGGCTGCCGCTGCTATCGCGCCCGCTGCCGTCTCACACCAGTCCCGCATTGACATCAAGTCATCCCCGGCTGTCGTCAGCACTTCTTACGCTGCTGCTCCCATTGCCGCTGCGGCTCCCGTCGCGTACAGCGCCCCTATTGCTTACTCTGCGCCGGTGGCCGCTGCGGCCATCGCTCCCGCCGCAGTCTCCCACCAGTCCCGTGTCGATATCAAGTCATCCCCGGCTATCGTTAGCACTTCCTACGCCGCCGCTCCCGTCGCCTACGCTGCTGCTGCCCCCATCGCCTACAGCGCCCCGCTGATCAAGACCGCGGCCGTCGCCACTCCCGTCGTCGCTACTGCTGGCTACGCGGCGCCCATCGCCACTGCCGCCCTGCCCCTGGACACTCCCGAGGTGATCGCCGCCCGTGCCGCGCACTTCGAGGCCTATGCGCTCGCCGGCTCGCACCTGATCAAGAAGCGCTCGGCGCCGCTGTACGCCGCCCCGGTCGTGTCCACCTACTCCGCGCCGCTCGCCTACTCCGCGCCCATCGCTCCCGTGACGTCGTACGCCTCCTACACCCCCCTCACCTACTCCTCGCCCCTCATCACCAAGGCCTACAGCGTGCACCCCTG CGATTACTTTGAGATCAATTTCTTCTTCGATGACACTAAAGCAGAAATAACTCAAAA ATCGGTCGGACAAGTAAAATCAACACAGACCACAATGTTCAAGCTGGTGGTGTTGTTCGCTTCTGTGGCTCTGGCGGCGGCCAAGCCTGGCGTGTTGGCGCCCGTGGCCTACAGCGCGGTGCCAGCCGTGAGCTCCGTGTCCCAGTACAGCAGCAGCGTGGCGCACGGCTCCCCCGTGGTACCCGCCGTGTACTCTTCAGCTGTAGTCCCCGCCGCGTATAGCGCTGCTGTGGTCCCCGCCGTCGCCCCCGCTGTGGTTCCCGCTTACGGCTACGGTCTGTCCCAGGCCCCGCACTCGCCCGCCGTCGTCCTGGATGCCGTGCACGGAGTCCCCCTGGACACGCCTGAGGTAgtcgccgcccgcgccgcccacTACCAAGCGAAGGCTCTGTCCGGCCATCACCTGGGCAAGCGATCCGTGGCTGCTGTCGCTCCCGTGACATACAGCTCGTACGTTGCCCCCGTCTCCGCCGTTTCTTACTCCTCGCCCGTTGTTTCTCCTTACTCTTCCTTTGTTTCTCCTTACTCCTCCGTTGTTTCCCCTTACTCTTCGGTAGTTTCCCCTCTCTCTTATTCCGCTGTAGTCCCTAAGGCTTACAGCGTCCATCCCTGGTAA
- the LOC125231808 gene encoding cuticle protein 16.5-like, with protein MNSLVVLFTVMALAAASPSGLLAPAPLPLAYSAPLLAAAPAAVSSQSRLDIKSSPAVVSTSYAAAPVAYAAPAPIAPVAYSAPVAAAAIAPAAVSHQSRIDIKSSPAVVSTSYAASPIAAAAPVAYSAPIAYSAPVAAAAIAPAAVSHQSRVDIKSCPAIVSTSYAAAPVAYAAAAPIAYSTPLIKTAAVATPVVATAGYAAPIATAALPLDTPEVIAARAAHFEAYALAGSHLIKKRSAPLYAAPVVSTYSAPLAYSAPIAPVTSYASYTPLTYSSPLITKAYSVHPW; from the coding sequence ATGAACTCGCTGGTGGTGTTGTTTACCGTGATGGCGCTGGCCGCCGCCAGCCCCTCGGGCCTGCTGGCGCCCGCGCCGCTGCCGCTGGCGTACTCCGCGCCGCTGCtggccgccgcgcccgccgccgtcTCCAGTCAGTCCCGCCTCGACATCAAGTCCTCGCCGGCCGTCGTCAGCACTTCATACGCCGCTGCTCCCGTGGCCTACGCCGCACCGGCTCCCATTGCTCCCGTGGCTTACTCCGCACCTGTGGCTGCCGCTGCTATCGCGCCCGCTGCCGTCTCACACCAGTCCCGCATTGACATCAAGTCATCCCCGGCTGTCGTCAGCACTTCTTACGCTGCTTCTCCCATTGCCGCTGCGGCTCCCGTCGCGTACAGCGCCCCTATTGCTTACTCTGCGCCGGTGGCCGCTGCGGCCATCGCTCCCGCCGCAGTCTCCCACCAGTCCCGTGTCGATATCAAGTCATGCCCGGCTATCGTTAGCACTTCCTACGCCGCCGCTCCCGTCGCCTACGCTGCTGCTGCCCCCATCGCCTACAGCACCCCGCTGATCAAGACCGCGGCCGTCGCCACTCCCGTCGTCGCTACTGCTGGCTACGCGGCGCCCATCGCCACTGCCGCCCTGCCCCTGGACACTCCCGAGGTGATCGCCGCCCGTGCCGCGCACTTCGAGGCCTATGCGCTCGCCGGCTCGCACCTGATCAAGAAGCGCTCGGCGCCGCTGTACGCCGCCCCGGTCGTGTCCACCTACTCCGCGCCGCTCGCCTACTCCGCGCCCATCGCTCCCGTGACGTCGTACGCCTCCTACACCCCCCTCACCTACTCCTCGCCCCTCATCACCAAGGCCTACAGCGTGCACCCCTGGTGA
- the LOC125231812 gene encoding uncharacterized protein LOC125231812, whose product MCGRLLLLLACLGLCHGHAVVPVVPAAHSYHGLVAPYPLVHHGYAGHGLLGHGVVAGPVGHHLWKRSPHYVAPLAPLAHVAPVAVSHQSRVDVHSSPALVAPVLPVPLLHKTVVASPLHYGAGIHGGLYPHVGHY is encoded by the coding sequence ATGTGTGGTCGTCTATTGTTGCTGTTAGCGTGCTTGGGTCTCTGCCATGGCCATGCGGTGGTCCCAGTAGTGCCGGCAGCGCACTCGTACCACGGACTTGTAGCGCCTTACCCGCTGGTGCATCACGGTTACGCTGGCCACGGACTGTTGGGTCACGGAGTGGTCGCCGGACCGGTGGGACATCACCTGTGGAAACGCTCGCCGCATTACGTAGCCCCGTTGGCTCCGCTGGCCCACGTGGCTCCCGTGGCCGTCTCTCACCAGTCTCGCGTGGACGTGCACTCTTCGCCAGCTCTCGTGGCCCCCGTCCTGCCAGTGCCGCTACTCCATAAGACGGTAGTCGCCTCACCGCTGCACTACGGAGCTGGAATCCATGGCGGTCTTTATCCTCACGTCGGACATTATTAA